AGCAATAGAGCATCCAGGGGTCATGTCGCCCATGGGTTCTTGGTGAGCAGGTACATGCCTACCTGATGGTGCTCCATGATGCAGCTGCTGGTTTCTCTATCTCGGATCAATCCAGAAGCAAGCAAGTGTTGTGCTAGCTTTAATTGTGCATCGACAACAAGCGTGGCTTAACTGCTTAAGTGGTTGGGGAGTAACGCCTTTTTCAGAGGTGCTATAGCGCCTACAGACACGACGCTACACGACCTCAAGTGGGGCCGTGGCCACGGTGGCTGGGCTTGGCCACGCTGGTAGGGTTATAGCGCCGAGAGATTAGGTGCTGAGCTACGGAGGATGGCGCCGGTACGTCGGACGTTGAGCGAAAGGGTTATATCAGTGAAATAGTTTCGCGCGGAATTCATTTTGCGATTTTGTTTCGTCACGAGTTTTGTCGAAATCGACCAACGAGTAAGCCACCGTCCTCGTTGGCGTCAGATCTATACGGAGAGGGCGCTGTCGCGACGTCTGTCTCCGTGTCTCGTCTCGGCGGCACCCACGACACGATGATCCTCGTCACGTGGTATACGAGTAAAAGTTTGGTAGGTTCCAGTCGGTTTCAcccgggccggcggcgagcacaTGCGCGCGCACGCGAGCCAGGCCACCAAGTCCAGTCTGTGGAGGCGTGGGCAATTACGGCAGGCATGTTGTTGTTTTAATTGACCTGGAAAACAGGATCCCGATAGGGCGTCACTCGCTCATTAGTCAGTCACTCCTGCCTACGATCACGGCGGAAATCAACACCCCGCATGGACCAGGGGTTACTTTCCATATTAATTGCCTTAAAATTgttgaatgtatttatatctaaaaatgtctagatactttccaaagaatatttttttatgtttaaaaccatatactccgtatcaagcttctttttcttcgaTATGCTTTCATTTTTTATGTAAGCATGCCGTTGTTTTTTTCATTCTCTtgactgcatgcatgcatggatgtaaccttgggtctttttttttagccttTGACTCGAGCATTGTAATGATAAAATAATGCATTTTGGGTTGCGTGTGCTCTCTGTGCAAAAGGAGGGAGAATGTCTCTTTCCATTGTGTCGAGAAAGAAGAAACTACTTTTATCGTGTTAAAAACAAATTTCAGATGAGCAACTTGAGAAAAAATTATACGTCTGCCAGATCGAGCTGACCACGATGCGTTGCCCAGAGCGTCGGGAAACTAGAGCACCCGATGAACAACCGGAATTTGTGGCGGGGGACAAAATTAATTAaggggaaaacaaaaaaaaaagacaacaaataTTTTTCGGACAAATTAAGTTTCTTCTCTTATTCTTGGCGACGCATTCGGGTGTAACTCTTAGCcactactcactccgttcttaaatattttttgtttttttagtttaagtttgcactaaaacagcgaaaagaatttagaaacgaagggagtagatCTCAAGTAAATGGATCGGATTAAAAGTGGAACATCACATAAACACAATCTTCAGATAAACGATCATATGTAAATGTTTTCAAAGTTTCACTGGATAGAATTTTGCTCTCTCGtttcaaagttttttttccgTTGCTATGCAAGGGCTTTACCTTTTTGAAAGGGGACGAGAAGAACCCGCACGAGCTTAGCACTACCGTTGTTGCGGAGATAATGCCATCTTTTTGGCAGAATGTAAGCATGCATTGACCGAGGAGCCGCTCACCTGCTCGATCCATCTTTCCGTTTTGCTTTAGGTCACTCATTGCACTAATTGCACGCTCGCAATCACAAAGAAGCCACTACTTGAAAGTACGTACTACACTACTGGCCAGTGGAGTATAAGAGTACTCTGTTTTATGTCAGCAaagcttctttttcttcttcacttccatttttttaatgtatGTAAGCTTGTCGTCGTTTTATTCCTTTGactgcatgtatatatgttcGTAATAAGCTTCGGTCATCGCTTTGAATCTACTTACGTTGTAACGACAAAGTAATAGTTTTGGGTTGGGTTGCGTGTGGTTTCGGATGCAAAAGGCCGGAGAAGGTCTCTTTCAATTCCATTGTGTCAAACAAAATAATACTtcttctgattctaaatttttgattcaaatatagatatatctattcttaaaaagcgtctagatacatgtaatatttcgataacaatttagaatcggaagAAGTACTACACTCGTACTCCTTTGGtcaatcaaaaaaaaaaaaggaaaaaaaaattacacctCTGCCGGATGAGTGAGCACAACGAGGAGCCTGCAGCGTCGGAAAAGCAGAGCACGGTGGACAGTCGGAATTTGTGAGAGGGGGGAAACTGACCAAACTTAGGAAAAACACAGCACGGTCAGCACTAAACTTAACTTTTACTCCTAGCAATCTACTTTCTCTGatactaaatttttgactcaaatttattttaatattaatatatctatttttaaaaaatgtatagatacatgtaatattttgacaacaatctAAAATCGGAATCAGAAGGTGTACCATGCAGCGTGTACCGATAAGTAGCGCActctttttgttctttttggcAGCATGTAATCATGCGTGGACCGAGGAGTCGCTCACCTGCTCGACCGGTCTTTTTTCTGTTGCTTTAGGTCACTCGCTGCACGCACTCATCCTGCACACGCTCGCAATCGCAAAACCCCACTACGTACCACTCCAACTCCATGACAACAATATCCACTGCCGGTAAAAAAGTGGGGGTAtacttctttttgtttctgctTTGCTTCGTTTGTCACGTCTAACTGTCTAAGTCTGGTTCGGGCATGGGGGGTTAGTGGAGCACGATTTGGATTTGGAGCCTTATCCGCCGCCCAGGAAATTAGTCCGAAAGTGTGTAGAAAAGGATGAGCATATAGTTCCAGCTAGTGTTTTGACCCGTGCCCGGACGACGCACGTTCGTGCGATGCTAAGGCTCCGTTTGGCATTACGGTAGATTATCataaaattgttttttttatttttttttattttcgtgtttggctaaccaactttttattatttttatgtgTGTTTTCTCACAATGAATTATAAACTAAGTTTAGTGCAACACAGTTTAGCAATGTCAACTGAACATACGTCGCTAGCTACCGCTCGAGATTCAACTAATCCTTCCATCGGGCTACTAGCGTCTTGCAGCCTCGCGTGTCACATTGTCGGCGTGTCCTACGCGTCCAGCTGGATTTTAATCTCAGACATGGAGCTGGGTaggacttttttttaggaaggAGCTGAGTAGGACCGTAGGAATGTGGTATTAGTCAAATGCGGTCCGCATCAACGCATGCCCCGCTGGAGGAGGTGGCATTGAAGCCAGGCGATGACTAGGATTAAGAGCCTCGTTGATCCTGACATTTGGTCCGACacactgattttttttttgaacgcaCGTCCGACACACTGATTGTTACAAGCGCAATCAATTTTACCTGAAaacatctttttcttcttcattttgaGACGCAGAACCGGAATTAACGGGAGAGGAGGATTTGGTTCACCGGCCCACGGAGTGTTTCTTTGTCACGCGCTCCTGCTCACGTTTTGTTGCCGATGGGATCGTGGGACGGACAAAGTTTTCAGGTCACGTACGTGGATGGATGTACGGTCGCAGAAAAGGCTGCTGCGTCGTCTTGCAGATTTGATTTGCACGAGCGGCCCcttttgaaagaaaataaagtatAGAGTTGGGAGGATCAGCCTCACCTGCTCCTGAGTTCCCCTGAGTTCAGCTCGAAACCAAAGCCACCAAAGAGCTTCAGCTTTTTCTTTAATAAAAAGATACTCCTAATGACGAAAGGAGTACTGTGTTTTTTAAGACAACGACGAAAGAATTTCAGTTTGCACGATCCCATGTCAGCTCGATGGGCGATGGTGCCCGGGCAAGACATTGATGCCAGACTTTGAATTTCGAGAGCAGACAAGTACTACTAGTCTGCCTACGTGCGTGGTAGCTGTAAAATGTGGAGTACGTACAAGTCTTGATTCTTGTCGTGTCCAAGGTAGATACCACGGATTTATGGATCATGCTTTGCTCTCTCCGGTGATGTACTAGTAGCACGGAGTATACAGGAGCGATTAATGTTCCTTCTGTGGGGGCCAACGGAATGCTCTCCGACGTGCTTCGGTGTTCGAAATTCGAACCTCCCTACACGATCGACCAAAGAGGAACAAAATTTGAATCCCAAGAGTACAGAAATGacccctttctttcttttttttctttccttttttggcAGGAGATCTTTGATTTTTATGGTCGCAGGGAAATGACAGTTGTCTCATTCTTTGATCTTTACTGGGGTACTAGCATTTTGTTTTAACTCGTGAAAGTTTAAAGGCTTGGCGGTTACCCATTGGGACAAGGGATGCTTTATGCGACCTTTTGAAACGAGCCTTTATTGCCGCCACGCCGTGTAGCGAAGCATGATCCATAAATCTTGCCAACCGGCCATGCCGCTTTTTGCACCAAATCAGGCTACTCAAATTTCGCATTCTTCATTTCAATGCATGTATTCTTTCCCCCAACGCCTACTCCTCCTCCCGGTACTGCTCCTAGCCTCCTACCAGGCAAAATGGAAGTGCCCCAGCACCAAAACCTCACAGTACTTATCCACTAGGAGTAGAATGGaaccagaagaaaaaaaatattaagtgCTGTGGTTGGAAGGACTACTCCATAGGAAAGATGTCGCCTTCCAACTGCCAACCTTACTGCCAACCTTACTGGAGTAGATCCAACATGGTCAAAGAAGTTTATTGTTTGTTTACGCCTAATTGCACAAAGGCAACCACAAAATCAACTTAATTGCCCCCCTCCACTGTCCCTAACACTCTAACAGCAACATCTAATCCATGCACCAAAGATTTACTGATATGCAAGGTAGAGACAAGACACACAGAAACTGatcaaaatataaaaataatcCAGTTTTCCCCACACCACCAACTCTGGTATCTCCTCTCTTTGCATCACCCAGTGATGAGACCATGAGAACCATTCCATTacagagttttttttctttgtgtacacatttttttttctttctctcttgcTGGTCTTGGCTTGGGCGGTGTTTGTATCTGGTGTGTGGGCCCCCTACAAGTCCAAGGAGGTCATTACATAAAGTTGCATTGCACCATACTCATTGCTCATTGCCctgtccctctctctccccacactctccctctctccaTAGACTTCCTTCTACATTGTTCTCTTCTTttgagagaagagaggaataTCTGCCagcagagagggagagagaaacaCTCCCAAGTTTCAAAAGAACCCGCCAGCCACcctttctccttctctctcatATTTATTTTCGGTTGCCTCCATCCTCCATTTTCTTGGGCGCCGCGCAGAGCTGCAAggacggctgctgctgctgagacCCTAGTAGTACCTTGCATCGCATCTACTATCTTCCTCATTTCTGGTTCATCCGACAGTCTCTTTGGTCTTCAATGCAAGAAAGCATAGGTAGAAGAAGCTGTCCTTGGTGAGGTCTCCCGTCAAAGCCCATCGCCCCCCCTTGGAAAGCGAAGTTTTTGGCGGACGGACAGGCGGATATAATGGCCTCCAAGGAAGGTATTCTTCcgttcttcttcctttcttctccCCCCGCCAGATTCGTTCTGGTGCTCAGAGCACACAAAAAATCGcccttttttgttgttgttgttgccccCCTTCTCCGTTCTTGGCGTCCATTAATCTGAAGAAAAATTGTTGGCGATGAAACTGAAGGAGTATTTCTTGCTTGAATCTGCAGAGGCAGGCGAAGATCAGCAGCGGAGGGTGAAGATTCTTCTTGGCCCTGATGAGGAAGGTTAGCCGCGGTTACTGATTGCTTTCCTCATTTCTACCTCTGAGTGATTTGTTTCTATGCTGGATCTTTTGTTTCCCCCTTTGGCCATTGTGCTCCACTgtgcaaattaaaaaaatctctcttttttggcaCTCTATTTTGGAgctattttttcttctcatttttGTCCTGGACTTTAGTTTGAGCCACTGCCACCACACGTGTTCTAAGGAAGCGTATGTCACAGCTTTGAATAGTACCAGTATACTATTCAAAGTTGATCCCGGAGCATGTCTGAGTCTTTTTGAAGAGAGATAATTGATGTCAGTTTTGGATGTGGCCTTGTTTGTAAATGTTTAATAGTCTTTTATATCTCTCTCCATAGAAAAGACTAGTACTATGCAAAATTGATCCTGGAGTATTTGTCTTTTTAAAGAGAGATAATTGATGTCAGTTTTGGGATTCTGGCCTTATTTGTAACTGTTAAATATTTTAGGTTGAGCTGTCTTATATACCTTTCCATATAAAAGACTGATAGGTTGTCAAATTCCTCCAAAATGTCCTCCCTTTACCAGAATCTCCGAAGTGGacatttatatttgtttaTCTGCACCCACTTCATATTTTGGAAGGGTGCAGGGGTGGTGCAGACGTCAATTTGTTGGGGGAATGCATATCTATGCATGAGAATGTCTCAACAGGCAGCATGTGCCTTTCATGGCAGACCAGAATCATGGTGGAATAGAATAGAGTTTGTATGTGATAATGATGTGTTCCTTGGGGTGATCCGTGTCACGCTTTGTCTTGTTCTTGATAATAGGTGGTTGATTTGTCCATGACTAGCTCTTCAGTTTTGTAGCCTAACAAAGTTATGGCAGCCCATTCTATTGTGTAAATCTCGTTTTTGCCTGCTTAgtgcaaggagtgaagcaagAAGAGAGCAGGAGGGGCTCCAGCAAACCGGCTGATGAAAATTGTGATAACAGCGGTTCGATAATTGACACCGCTGTACCGAGTGAAGATCCTAGTTACAGGCACATCAGTGATACCAGCAGCCAGTGTGCTGATTCTGATGGAGGTAGCACAGGGGTGCCTGAAATCAACTCCAAGGACAGCAATGATGAGAGCAGCGACTGCGTAGATAGGAGCTCTCCCCGTGCTGTGCTCGACATCTCGTTATCCGGCAGTGTGGACTCAGACGAGAGCTCCACCGTTGAGCAGTCAGCAGAGTCCAGCCGCAATGTGCAGTGGAGGAATCTGATCACTGGACTAATAGTGAGGAGAAAGAAGTGGATGGCGAGAGCAGTGACTTTCCCTCAGAGATCTAAGAGCACAGGGCTTAAAAGGTACCTGGAGAGAATCCGCAGTGGTAAGAACCAGATGGACTGCAGCGCCATAGCGCCAGAGATCTTTCCTGAGATTGAGAAGTGGaggccatcatggagaagctTTGACTATGATGAGCTTTGTGCTGCAACTGACAAATTTAGTTCAGGTAACATGCACACCAACTTCTATGCTACTGAAATTCCGTGACTTAATTAGACTGTTACTATCATTGCATAACTTGTGGGATGTAGCTTTGACATAAAGTTTTGGATTATAATTGGATTGGTATGGTTTCACTAAGGAAAGAAGGTTTGAGGTCCTAATCATGAACTGTTGTTTAGGTTAATGATGGTTGTTACTGCTTACCAGCTGGAATCTCAATTGCTATGACCTGCTATTTTATTACTATATGCTAGTTTCTTTAGCATGTCTGGACTGGACTTCTACATCTCAGTACCTTCAATATCATGACAATAAAAACATGGAAATCTAATCCCTTAAGTTTTGTTTTACTTCCAAATGTCCTGCAACACACATATTGTTCCTCACTTGAGTTAGTTTTCTGTTTCTGCATTGCCTCTTAATATTTTGTATTGACTCCTGAATACCTGATATCACTAGAAAACTTGATCGGGAAGGGAGGGCATGCTGAGGTGTACAAAGGACAGCTTGCTGATGGACAGTTTGTGGCGGTGAAGAGGTTAACAAAAGGCGGTAACAAAGAAGACAGGATTAGTGATTTTCTATCCGAGCTTGGAATAATAGCACATGTTAACCACCCAAATGCGGCTCAGCTCTTGGGGTTCAGTGTGGAAGGGGGCTTGCACTTGGTTCTTCAGTTCTCACCTCATGGAAGCTTGGCTTCTGTTCTCCACGGTATAGTCCTCAAACAACAACTTGTTAGGCAATGAATGAAATAGTTGAGGTGTTGCAGCGGCATAGTTTACCACATTTGTCCAAAAGAGAGAGGAATACATAAAATCTCTTGACGTTGTCAGTACAACATAACCATTCAAACAGCATCTTGGATGTGGTTGTCCATTGACTGCATAATAATATCATGAAGGGTCATAATTTGCATTTCTGCGAGCTATGTGTAAATTCTGTGTCATCACTTCCGTAGTATTGTTTTCAGTTGCCTCAGAATCGCATATAACCTCAGCATGGTCTGaatcatcatttttttctaaataaaGACAATATAAATAAGGTTCGtttcaaaacaaaaggcaatTATAGAAATAAGGTGTACTTGAGGTGCTGTTAGTCTAGTGCTAACATAGAATTTAGCTGATCAGGTGCCAAGGGAGCCCTCAAGTGGAATGCCAGGTTCAATATTGCACTTGGAATCGCTGAAGGGCTCCATTATCTACATGAAGGGTGTCATCGGCACATAATTCACAGAGACATCAAGGCTTCAAATATTCTTTTAACTGAAGAGTATCAACCTCAGGTATGTATTCTACTTTTAGTCACTTTAAACTAGTCAGTACCGCCCATTCTGCCAAGGATGTAAACTCCAACATCTTTGCTTCCTTCTCAACCAGATCTCAGATTTTGGCCTCGCAAAATGGCTTCCTGACAAATGGACCCATCATGTTGTGTTCCCTATTGAAGGCACATTTGGGTGAGTTTGATATGTTCCTGACGAAAACAGTGATTCATGATGATTTCATACTACTCAGTATACCAAAACAATGTCTAACTCTTATTTCAACTATGATTTTTACACCTTTACAGGTATATGGCTCCAGAGTACTTCATGCATGGGATCATAAATGAGAAGACCGATGTGTTTGCATATGGAGTTTTGCTTCTTGAACTAGTGACAGGGCGGAAAGCGGTGGACTCTTCCAGACAAAGCCTAGTGATATGGGTAAATATAGCAGATTGCTCTAATATATACTTCATGATACATAGATTCAATCAGCTCGCTCAATATTATTGTTGATCATAAAAGCATGCTATACATACGTATTTCTGGAACCCTTTGAATTCACAAATTGTTCTTTATCATCTCAAAGGCAAAACCACTGCTCGACTCGAACAACATGAAAGAACTAGTGGATCCTtctcttgatgttggatatgACAGAGAAGAGATGGCACTCACCCTAGCAGTGGCATCCATGTGCATCCACCACAGCTCAAACTTGCGGCCTAGTATGAAATCGGTGAGTGACTTCGACGGCTCTGTCGCTCAAGTGGAAAAATAAGGATTTAAATTGATGAAGGAATGTCTTGGTTGCAGGTGGTCTGTTTCTTGAAGGGTGACAGAGAGTCACTTGAACTGATGGGGAAACCTAAACCCACAAAGCCCCTTATGTTTGACTCCTGTGATTCAGAAGATTACACCCGGTCAACTTACCTCCATGACCTGGACAGGCACAAGCAGCTTGCCTTGGAGCAATGAAATTTAGTTGACTTTGGACAGATTTTGGCATCTTTTTGTACATCATCACTATCCACGTTGTGATCCTCCGCTTTCCAGAGATGTTTAAAGATTGTATGGATGGATGTGAGGCATCAATCTGCCATTTACTTCCTGGTTGCTGATCTGAGGTTTCATGTTGTCTTTCCATGCTTAATGCATGTTCTGATACTCTATGATCTGTATGCCCAGGCCATTATATCAAGTGATGCTGCCCAGTAACAGCATATCACTAGTCTTCATATGAAAACATGTTTAGAAATATAGAGGTGTGCATGTATTTTGATCATCTGAGGTGTTAattcatatttccttgttgTGAGCTTTTCTTCTCAGCAGTTGttggggggatgaccccgggtagagTTATGACGACACGCTTTAGCCGAGAAGACGAAGGCAAAGTTGGCAAAGTCATGTATGCTGGCATCGTTAAGCCAAACTAatactaagccggcataccaagtgtATGTCTGCatgactatcttgtcttataaGATTGCAGGATAAAGACGAATATTTTGATCTCGGCTGGCGTCAAGATGtttcaacggtcttatcctcatCGCGTGGCGCAAAGTAAAACAGTGCTATCTTTATCACGAAAAAGCAGTTGCCGCTTACGTTGCGGTGCCAGGCGATTGCgcagagaagcaccgaaagagaatctctgacggaagctGGCAGATGACtgctgtacttgttgcagggcgCCAGGGAAACGTGAAGTTGTTTTGTCCCCTGCGgcgccacccggagggaaccaaggcgcgtgcccggcgggtccgaaagaagataacgttaggtttcggcccgcatgtcagtgtgacatgggcggtccataaatagagcactacccctccAGAAGAGGGGGGCGATCACTTAagcatctagggttttctctttctccttcttcttcttcttcctcaataatacagctcaaggagtgccattgtagagcttgttatctcggctaatacaacaaagcaggagtaggagtcttacctcgg
This is a stretch of genomic DNA from Brachypodium distachyon strain Bd21 chromosome 1, Brachypodium_distachyon_v3.0, whole genome shotgun sequence. It encodes these proteins:
- the LOC100846182 gene encoding receptor-like cytosolic serine/threonine-protein kinase RBK1 isoform X1 produces the protein MKLKEYFLLESAEAGEDQQRRVKILLGPDEEVQGVKQEESRRGSSKPADENCDNSGSIIDTAVPSEDPSYRHISDTSSQCADSDGGSTGVPEINSKDSNDESSDCVDRSSPRAVLDISLSGSVDSDESSTVEQSAESSRNVQWRNLITGLIVRRKKWMARAVTFPQRSKSTGLKRYLERIRSGKNQMDCSAIAPEIFPEIEKWRPSWRSFDYDELCAATDKFSSENLIGKGGHAEVYKGQLADGQFVAVKRLTKGGNKEDRISDFLSELGIIAHVNHPNAAQLLGFSVEGGLHLVLQFSPHGSLASVLHGAKGALKWNARFNIALGIAEGLHYLHEGCHRHIIHRDIKASNILLTEEYQPQISDFGLAKWLPDKWTHHVVFPIEGTFGYMAPEYFMHGIINEKTDVFAYGVLLLELVTGRKAVDSSRQSLVIWAKPLLDSNNMKELVDPSLDVGYDREEMALTLAVASMCIHHSSNLRPSMKSVVCFLKGDRESLELMGKPKPTKPLMFDSCDSEDYTRSTYLHDLDRHKQLALEQ
- the LOC100846182 gene encoding receptor-like cytosolic serine/threonine-protein kinase RBK1 isoform X2, which codes for MASKEEAGEDQQRRVKILLGPDEEVQGVKQEESRRGSSKPADENCDNSGSIIDTAVPSEDPSYRHISDTSSQCADSDGGSTGVPEINSKDSNDESSDCVDRSSPRAVLDISLSGSVDSDESSTVEQSAESSRNVQWRNLITGLIVRRKKWMARAVTFPQRSKSTGLKRYLERIRSGKNQMDCSAIAPEIFPEIEKWRPSWRSFDYDELCAATDKFSSENLIGKGGHAEVYKGQLADGQFVAVKRLTKGGNKEDRISDFLSELGIIAHVNHPNAAQLLGFSVEGGLHLVLQFSPHGSLASVLHGAKGALKWNARFNIALGIAEGLHYLHEGCHRHIIHRDIKASNILLTEEYQPQISDFGLAKWLPDKWTHHVVFPIEGTFGYMAPEYFMHGIINEKTDVFAYGVLLLELVTGRKAVDSSRQSLVIWAKPLLDSNNMKELVDPSLDVGYDREEMALTLAVASMCIHHSSNLRPSMKSVVCFLKGDRESLELMGKPKPTKPLMFDSCDSEDYTRSTYLHDLDRHKQLALEQ